A DNA window from Gordonia sp. SID5947 contains the following coding sequences:
- the mobF gene encoding MobF family relaxase, whose protein sequence is MMSLHKLTAGDGYEYLTKQVAAHDNTELGKDSLESYYSAKGEAPGRWLGSGLVAFDDINAGDVVTSEQMKALWGEGRHPNATAIEAAMSADGHGAGVALAATRLGTPFKVYDGANDFVTAVAEAFSEHNTSRGEKARAEIPADVRAQIRTRVATDMFTTEFGRSPADSRELSGWIARKTRQKTTAVAGYDLTFSPVKSVSTLWAVAPREVAQRIEAAHQRAVEKTLASIERDVAYTRIGTNGVARVEADGLIAAAFTHRDSRCGDPDLHTHVPISNKVRYTGVDGIQRWGALDGKPLHRLAVQASEEYNSRLEAEIIAEFPGIHFADRDPELRGKRPVREIVGVSPELSARWSARTRSIQDKTDELIARFQAEHGREPTAVEHIALRQQANLATREAKHEPRSLAEQRTQWRAEAIDTLGSDAALADLVSTSLGVSVHPELAAEMRRLEGMFTLGRAHPHHPPAPTGDRLWELAAANLADHGPRRPEDLTDAQVRDYAHTAVTRVATTRSVWQPHHVRAEALRQARILGVAPEHITAVADRIAATALSEHCVHITRARRDGDRGEPAMLRGSDGESVFVDRSLDHFTSPEVLAAERRIVAAAQLSDGHRSDPMHVDLALLEHEANKYPLNAGQQALVREFATTGARFHLALAPAGTGKTSAMAAFTTAWTNGGGTLIGLAPTANAAQVLAKDIGSHADTLDKYAWTLHALRAAGDDPDARAAVLEKAPDWFEKIGPGTVVLIDEIGMSSTASLDPVIADALARGADVKGVGDDQQLASVAAGGVLRDVADVGNTLTLTEVMRFTDTAEGAASLAIREGREEAIGYYIDHQRVHVTADTLAADIAYQAWRRDTQAGHASVMLAPTLDTVRELNERARNDRLADYPALAGGREVTLADGLTASLGDTIRTRRNDRRLRLSGTDFVRNGYRWTITDVGADNTLTVRHETSGASLTLPADYVRSDCELGYASTIHGAQGMTVGSRGKQLGTCHIVGSDQLDKQLLYVAMTRGTDGNHLYLGTSESDPHKIIFDRAQRPPTAVDLMRSILTRDGAQTSATTAVRDADSPAARLAAAADNYTFAVGAISEHHLGPEVMAAIDHGADHHLPGLTDAAAWPVLRHHLATLAVDRPNPDTAAADYTLERLAAAIAVRELGTAADPAAVLDWRLDHSGEHSAARRGPLPWLPAIPAALAAHDDYGPYLARREQLATDMAGHVRANAETWTAASAPRWARPLVVADGDHGRLLADIAVFRAAHTIDDRDKRPLGPDQYALSRRRHQDRLAERFADAIHTDGADTRRWDQLAHSIDTHLTADPFWPDLAERLSVAARAGVDVHTLLTDAAADTTLPTELPAAALWWRVAGDLEPAVLDATDSAIRVPWTSELAHIVGDQAAEAIYTDPAWPSLVAAVTAADPQQWTPAEILATADQLLHAGGDGEHVRLDEYARALAWRVDLLATHSAHAEDIPLPDEPLSTAEEETAPADPTIEHTSEPADLHDQGHGDLPETATDADDDYLAALTADPAPSGDEEEYGPQVDDLGDLDFDDLTADRPAIVVELPEDTDLDELRRAAAAAHADTNRLHALILDPTQQGPAVAAARGRLDELQHRADAHRPALAEMTRAHHDWVEADLAAEAAAAVRDRLTPTTGDDDPRLAAERELAAVHAEDARARADEALVRVSAANSTLTKLAPNGVVTAGDVHRARMAAERVDLDALTRLRGAAHRLDDRVFRAERSAARRRAASLTLPPPMPTAPARTTRTDVRRHSPVELAASVGTVALADAPLDELAIAYHTATADLAEHRIRAAAQVFGPTAADALARDPRRVALADALAAAHRHGIAPDDALRSAARSVDLTPDAAGLATHVHQLATTTADTHYRHWKTDHSEQLERAFPAADTTSSDWDTFCRRLFHQHQTTGADIRTLYGQITQHAPALADAVTLDTAAAHAFTTPVTTPDWAPAPVAIPGDNAAALDVAQQAHRDYTSALSARTAGPTIDTANAASRWEPILGTRPTDPRLADTWDSAHTHLDAYHAQYGSASTTFDPVPESAPHHQRTAHASVTNHIDDLTSQQREQHLQRLADLDQQRNSARLGTDNDAAAHRSAPQEIEHTRRRL, encoded by the coding sequence ATGATGAGCCTGCACAAGCTCACTGCTGGCGACGGCTATGAGTACCTGACCAAACAGGTTGCCGCCCACGACAACACAGAACTGGGCAAGGACTCGTTGGAGTCCTACTACTCGGCCAAGGGTGAAGCACCAGGCCGCTGGCTCGGTTCTGGGCTCGTCGCGTTCGACGACATCAACGCCGGCGACGTGGTTACCAGCGAGCAGATGAAAGCCCTGTGGGGCGAAGGCCGCCACCCCAACGCCACCGCCATCGAAGCCGCCATGTCCGCCGACGGACACGGCGCGGGAGTGGCGTTGGCCGCGACCCGGTTGGGCACACCGTTCAAGGTGTACGACGGCGCCAACGACTTTGTCACCGCCGTCGCCGAAGCCTTCAGCGAACACAACACCAGCCGCGGTGAGAAGGCCCGCGCCGAGATTCCCGCCGACGTGCGCGCACAGATCCGCACCCGCGTCGCCACCGACATGTTCACCACCGAGTTCGGCCGCTCCCCCGCCGATAGCCGTGAACTGTCCGGGTGGATCGCCCGCAAAACCCGGCAGAAGACCACCGCTGTCGCCGGATACGACCTCACCTTCTCCCCCGTGAAATCGGTGTCGACCCTATGGGCAGTCGCGCCGCGCGAGGTCGCACAACGCATCGAAGCCGCCCACCAGCGCGCCGTCGAAAAGACGCTCGCCTCGATCGAACGCGACGTCGCCTACACCCGCATCGGCACCAACGGTGTCGCCCGCGTAGAGGCCGACGGACTCATCGCGGCTGCCTTCACCCACCGCGACTCCCGCTGCGGCGACCCCGATCTGCACACCCACGTGCCCATCTCGAACAAGGTCCGCTACACCGGTGTCGACGGCATCCAACGATGGGGAGCTCTCGACGGAAAACCGTTGCACCGCCTGGCCGTGCAAGCCAGCGAAGAGTACAACTCCCGACTCGAAGCCGAGATCATCGCGGAGTTCCCCGGCATACATTTCGCTGACCGTGACCCCGAACTTCGGGGCAAACGACCCGTCCGCGAGATCGTCGGCGTCTCCCCGGAACTGTCGGCCCGGTGGTCAGCACGCACCCGCTCGATCCAGGACAAGACCGACGAACTCATCGCCCGTTTCCAAGCCGAGCACGGACGTGAACCCACTGCCGTCGAACACATCGCGCTACGCCAGCAGGCCAACCTGGCCACCCGCGAAGCCAAACACGAGCCCCGTTCCCTGGCCGAACAACGCACCCAGTGGCGCGCCGAAGCGATCGACACCCTCGGCTCCGACGCCGCGCTCGCCGACCTCGTCTCCACCAGTCTCGGGGTCAGCGTGCACCCCGAGCTGGCAGCTGAGATGCGCCGACTGGAAGGCATGTTCACGCTGGGGCGGGCACACCCGCATCATCCGCCGGCCCCGACCGGTGACCGTCTGTGGGAGTTGGCCGCGGCGAACTTGGCCGACCACGGCCCGCGCCGACCCGAGGACCTGACCGACGCGCAGGTGCGCGACTACGCCCACACCGCCGTGACCCGCGTGGCCACCACCCGCTCAGTGTGGCAACCCCACCACGTGCGCGCCGAAGCGCTACGCCAGGCCCGCATTCTCGGCGTGGCACCCGAGCACATCACCGCCGTGGCCGACCGGATCGCGGCGACCGCGCTGAGCGAACACTGCGTGCACATCACCCGTGCCCGCCGCGATGGCGACCGCGGCGAACCGGCGATGCTGCGCGGCAGCGACGGTGAATCGGTGTTCGTCGACCGCAGTCTGGACCACTTCACCAGCCCCGAAGTGCTCGCCGCCGAGCGCCGTATCGTCGCGGCCGCGCAGCTCTCGGATGGGCATCGCAGCGACCCGATGCATGTTGACCTCGCCCTCCTGGAACACGAAGCGAACAAGTACCCACTCAACGCTGGTCAGCAAGCCCTGGTACGCGAGTTCGCCACCACCGGTGCCCGATTCCACCTGGCACTCGCTCCCGCCGGAACCGGCAAAACCTCGGCGATGGCCGCGTTCACGACCGCGTGGACCAACGGTGGCGGCACCCTGATCGGCCTCGCCCCGACCGCGAATGCCGCGCAGGTCCTGGCCAAAGACATCGGTAGCCACGCCGACACCCTGGACAAGTACGCCTGGACGCTGCACGCGCTGCGCGCGGCCGGAGACGACCCCGACGCACGCGCCGCCGTCCTCGAGAAAGCGCCCGACTGGTTCGAGAAAATCGGGCCCGGCACGGTCGTGCTCATCGACGAAATCGGCATGAGTTCCACCGCCTCCCTCGACCCGGTGATCGCCGATGCCCTGGCCCGTGGAGCCGACGTCAAAGGTGTGGGCGACGACCAACAGTTGGCCTCCGTTGCCGCCGGCGGCGTGCTACGCGACGTTGCCGACGTCGGCAACACCCTCACCCTCACCGAAGTCATGCGGTTCACCGACACCGCCGAAGGTGCCGCCTCCCTGGCCATCCGGGAGGGCCGCGAGGAGGCCATCGGCTACTACATCGATCACCAGCGCGTGCACGTCACGGCCGACACCCTCGCCGCCGACATCGCCTACCAGGCATGGCGACGCGACACCCAGGCCGGGCACGCCTCAGTCATGCTCGCCCCCACTCTCGACACAGTCCGCGAACTCAACGAACGCGCCCGCAACGACCGCCTCGCCGACTACCCGGCACTGGCCGGCGGCCGCGAAGTCACCCTGGCCGACGGGCTGACCGCCAGCCTCGGCGACACCATCCGCACCCGCCGCAACGACCGCCGACTCCGCCTGTCCGGGACCGACTTCGTCCGCAACGGCTACCGCTGGACCATCACTGACGTCGGCGCCGACAACACCCTGACCGTGCGCCACGAAACCTCCGGCGCCAGCCTGACCCTGCCAGCCGACTACGTACGTTCGGACTGCGAACTCGGCTACGCCTCCACCATCCACGGCGCCCAGGGCATGACCGTCGGATCACGCGGAAAACAGTTGGGCACCTGCCACATTGTTGGCTCGGACCAACTCGACAAACAACTGCTCTACGTCGCGATGACCCGCGGTACCGACGGCAACCACCTCTACCTCGGAACTTCAGAGTCCGACCCGCACAAAATCATCTTCGACCGCGCACAACGGCCACCGACCGCGGTCGATCTCATGCGCAGCATCCTGACCCGCGACGGTGCGCAAACCTCAGCGACCACCGCCGTCCGCGACGCCGACTCCCCCGCCGCACGCCTTGCCGCCGCCGCCGACAACTACACCTTTGCCGTCGGCGCGATCTCTGAACACCACCTCGGACCCGAGGTCATGGCCGCCATCGACCACGGTGCCGACCACCACCTACCCGGGCTCACCGACGCCGCCGCCTGGCCGGTGCTGCGCCACCATCTGGCCACGCTTGCCGTCGACCGACCCAACCCGGACACCGCGGCCGCCGACTACACACTCGAGCGACTCGCCGCGGCGATCGCGGTCCGCGAACTCGGTACTGCCGCCGATCCCGCCGCCGTCCTCGACTGGCGCCTTGACCATTCCGGAGAGCACTCCGCCGCGCGGCGCGGGCCGCTGCCGTGGCTGCCGGCGATCCCCGCCGCCCTGGCCGCCCACGACGACTACGGCCCGTACCTCGCCCGCCGCGAACAACTCGCCACAGACATGGCCGGCCATGTGCGCGCCAACGCCGAGACATGGACCGCGGCCAGCGCTCCGCGTTGGGCACGCCCACTGGTCGTCGCCGACGGCGACCACGGTCGTCTACTCGCCGACATCGCCGTGTTCCGCGCCGCCCACACCATCGACGACCGCGACAAGCGGCCACTGGGCCCCGACCAGTACGCCCTGAGCCGCCGCCGCCATCAAGACCGGCTCGCCGAGCGGTTCGCCGACGCCATCCACACCGACGGCGCCGACACCCGCCGATGGGATCAACTGGCACACTCGATCGACACCCATCTCACCGCGGATCCGTTCTGGCCCGATCTGGCCGAACGGCTCTCCGTCGCTGCGCGTGCCGGTGTCGACGTGCACACCCTGCTCACCGACGCGGCCGCCGACACAACGCTGCCCACCGAACTACCCGCCGCGGCCTTGTGGTGGCGGGTCGCCGGCGACCTCGAACCGGCCGTCCTCGACGCTACCGACTCCGCGATCCGAGTGCCCTGGACATCTGAGCTGGCCCACATCGTCGGCGACCAAGCCGCCGAAGCGATCTACACCGATCCCGCATGGCCCAGCCTGGTCGCCGCCGTCACCGCCGCCGACCCGCAGCAGTGGACACCGGCCGAGATCCTGGCCACCGCCGACCAACTGCTCCACGCCGGCGGCGACGGCGAGCACGTGCGCCTCGACGAATATGCCCGCGCACTGGCCTGGCGCGTCGACCTACTCGCCACCCACAGCGCCCACGCCGAGGACATCCCGCTTCCCGACGAGCCGCTGAGCACCGCCGAGGAGGAGACCGCCCCCGCCGACCCCACCATCGAGCACACGTCCGAACCAGCCGATCTCCACGACCAGGGCCACGGCGACCTGCCCGAAACCGCCACCGACGCCGACGACGACTATCTCGCCGCGCTCACCGCCGACCCTGCACCCTCCGGAGACGAGGAGGAGTACGGCCCGCAGGTCGACGACCTCGGGGATCTCGATTTCGATGACCTCACCGCCGATCGTCCTGCCATCGTCGTCGAGCTGCCTGAGGACACCGACCTCGACGAGCTGCGCCGTGCCGCCGCCGCCGCCCACGCCGACACCAACCGACTGCACGCGCTCATCCTCGACCCCACCCAGCAGGGCCCGGCCGTGGCTGCCGCCCGCGGCCGACTCGACGAGCTCCAACACCGCGCCGACGCGCACCGTCCGGCCCTGGCCGAAATGACCCGCGCACACCACGACTGGGTCGAAGCCGACCTGGCCGCCGAAGCCGCGGCCGCGGTCCGAGACCGCCTCACCCCCACTACAGGTGACGACGACCCACGGCTTGCGGCCGAACGCGAACTTGCCGCCGTGCACGCCGAAGACGCCCGTGCCCGCGCCGACGAAGCGCTGGTCCGAGTCAGTGCCGCCAACTCCACCCTGACCAAACTCGCACCGAACGGTGTTGTCACTGCCGGCGACGTGCACCGGGCACGCATGGCCGCCGAGCGGGTCGACCTCGACGCCCTGACCCGGCTACGTGGCGCCGCACACCGCCTCGACGACCGAGTGTTCCGGGCTGAACGGTCCGCAGCCCGCCGACGCGCCGCCAGCCTCACCCTGCCGCCACCGATGCCAACCGCGCCGGCGCGCACCACACGCACCGATGTGCGCCGACACTCGCCAGTCGAGCTCGCTGCGTCGGTGGGGACCGTCGCGCTGGCCGACGCGCCGCTCGACGAGCTGGCCATCGCCTATCACACGGCGACCGCCGACCTCGCTGAACATCGCATCCGCGCTGCCGCGCAAGTATTCGGACCCACCGCGGCTGACGCGCTAGCACGCGACCCACGGCGCGTGGCGCTGGCCGACGCACTGGCCGCAGCGCACCGCCACGGCATCGCCCCCGACGACGCGTTGCGCTCGGCCGCCCGATCAGTCGACCTCACCCCCGACGCCGCGGGCCTGGCCACACACGTGCACCAGCTCGCCACCACCACCGCCGACACCCACTACCGGCACTGGAAGACCGACCACAGCGAGCAGCTCGAACGCGCATTCCCCGCCGCCGACACCACCAGCAGCGACTGGGACACATTCTGCCGCAGACTCTTCCACCAACACCAGACCACCGGCGCCGACATCCGCACCCTGTACGGACAAATCACGCAGCACGCCCCCGCTCTCGCCGACGCCGTCACCCTCGACACGGCAGCAGCCCACGCCTTCAC